In Rhodopirellula sp. P2, the DNA window ATGGGGATGGAAGCTGTTGTCAAAGAGGTTAGCACTGAACGCGATGTCCAGTCCACCAATCAGTTGAAGCAAATAGGGATCGCCTTTCACAACTTTGCGTCGGCTTATCGAAAGTTTCCTGCCTCGGCATCGATGGCGAGAGAGGGAGCGATTGGAATCAACGACCAATCCGAGCTGAAGCCGTTTTCTTGGCGAGTGGCGATTCTGCCTTTCATTGAGCAACAGGAGCTGTTCGAGCAGTATCGGTTTGACGAACCGTGGGACAGTGAAGCGAACTCGAAGTTGCTGGCGAAGATGCCTTCCATCTATCGACGTCCCGATGCGCCGATGGATCAACCCGTTTGGCACGCCAACTATCAAGGCATCGCCGATGGTGCCAGTGCATTGGGCATCGACGATGGTGTCAAATTCAAGGACATCCGAGACGGGACGTCCAACACGTTGCTGATTTTGGAAACGAAATCGTCAGTTCCTTGGACGAAGCCGCAAGATCTCAGTGAGTTGCCAGAGTTTGCTGATGATGCCGTACTTCGGTATCTGATGGCCGATGGAGCCGTGAGAACGATGGATCCGGTGGACGAAGAAAAATTGAGGGCTTTGATCACTCGGGACGGTGGTGAACGCATTGAACCTTGAATTGGCTTCAATTGGTCGTGTCTTCTGCGAGCCTCCGTTGGGCGTGGCGCATTCAAGAGAGTCTGCTGGATCAGGCAGGGCCTTTCGTTTGAGATCACCGATCGATTTGAGTTAGAATGTGACCATGCAAATCCCCAGTCTTCCCAACGCCACCGCCAATGCGGCTTTGCCTCTCAGTGTCGCTGACACGCTGACGGACCTGGGAGGCATTTCGTCCGATCGATTGCGGGTGGTTGAAGCCTCCAGGCCCGCCACAGCAGAGGATCTTGCCATCCTTCATGCTCAGGGCGTGATGTGCGAACTCGTCGATGGCCAATTGGTGGAGAAGCAGATGGGGTTTAGAGAATCACTGCTGGCGGCTGTGTTGATCGAATTCTTGAGTGCATTTGCGAGGCAACACAAGCTGGGCATGGTCTCGGGAGCGGATGGTTTTGTAACCCTCTTTCCCGATCTGATCCGCGGTCCCGACGTGGCTTTTTTGTCCTGGGACCGGCTGCCGGGCGGACGATTGCCGGAGGAGGCCTTTCCTCGAATGGTTCCTGATTTGGTGGTGGAGGTACTCCGTCCAGGGAACACTCGCGCGGAGATGGCTCGCAAACGTCGCGAATATTTTCACGCTGGCATCCGGTTGGTTTGGACGGTGGATCCCATTCGAAGGTCCGTTGCCATCTTCACTTCGGCGACGCAGTCTTCGGTGCGTGGCGAAACGGAATCACTCGATGGTGGTGAGGTTCTGCCCGGACTGAAGATCAACTTGGCGGAAGTGTTCGCCGTTCTGGACGGTTCGGATGTGGGCGAGAATCCTGTCGTCGAAAACGGTTGATTGAGCAGCATTCCTCGTTGTCACTGTCCGGTTGATTCTGCTGTTTGAACGCTCGCAAAGTTCTTGGGTGAAAGCTTCACTTGCCCTAGGTCGTTGGTGCCTTCGGCCAAGGTGACTTGGAATCGATTGCGGTCCCAATGTTGAACGTTGCCATTGATCGTGACGTTGGTCAGATGGCGGGCGTCTTCATGGAAGACGCGAAAAGTGAGTTTCTTGGTCAACCAGCAAACGCTCGTCGAGCAAGTTCAATTGGCCGCACACCGCTTTGTCCGTGTCGGGATCCAGCGGTCGAGGGATTGGAGCCGGACCATCGAACAAAACTTGCATTCGCAGGTCAGCGGCATGAACGGGAGCACAACACCACGTGACCAAGCACACGATCGACAGGACGAGTGTTTTCATGAGTGAGGTTCGCATTCGCATCGGTAGCCGATGCCGTAGACCGTTTGGATGATGCGGGGGTGCTTGGGGTCGATCTCAATTCGCTTGCGGAGTTGGCTGACGGTTTGGTCGATCGTTCGGCTGTTGGGGACTCGGCCTGGGCCCCAGCATTCTTGAAACAGCGTTTGGCGATGCACCACGTCCCCGTCGGCATCATGCAGCAAGATCAAGATCTGAAGTTCACGAGCGGTGAGTTCGATTGTCGTCTCGCCACGAGTGGCTCGCAGTTTTGATGGTGTGACCTGCAAGTCGTCCATGTTGAACGCGACGTGCGTGGTCGGGTCTTTCGCACTTGGTGTTTGGCTGGGTTCCGGTTGGCAACGTCGCAGAACGGCTTTGACGCGGGCGATGACTTCGTGGGATCCAAACGGTTTGCTGATGTAGTCGTCCGCTCCCAGTTCAAAACCGACCACTTTGTCGATCTCTTCCCCTTTGGCGGTGATGAAAATGATGGGCGTTCGTTTGTCGTTCGCACGCAAAAGTCGACAAACGTCATAGCCGCTTTTCATCGGCATCATCACATCCAGACATACCAAGTCGAACTTCTTGGATTCGATCATTTTCGACGCGGATAGGCCATCGCCGACTGTCGCCACGTCGTAGCCTTCGGCGCCCAGTAATTCCTCCAGGGCAGCACGAGTGTGTCGGTCATCTTCGGCGATCAAGATCCGGGGCATGATGGTTCGGTTGGGGGTGACGAGACGCGATTGGAAGTTGCATCCAGTGGTTGCAGCGTGAAGCGAAAATGCGACCCTGGCTCGGAGGGGATCCAGGTCAGGTCGCCACCGTGCCGTCGTGCCGCGTTGCGGGCGATCGCCAGTCCGAGGCCTGTTCCTGCAGGTGCGGACAAAGAATCGTCGAGCCGTTCGAAGGGTTCAAAGATTCGTTTCGCTTCCGACTTGGTGATCCCCGGACCTTGATCGACCACGTCGATGGTGATCAGGGACGGTGTTTGAGAACTAGTGAGCGTCACTCGCTTTCCGGAGGCCGCGTATTTTTCGACGTTGCTGAGCAAGTTCACCAGGACCAATTCAGTCACATCGGTGTCGATCGGAATCGCGTCGTTGGCATTCAGCTTCAGTTCCGTTTTCATTTCGAGACTTTCGAAAGCGGGAGCAAAACTTTCCACGACTCGGCGAATGATTTGGTCGGGGACTTCGAGTGTTGGACACAGTTTGCCTTTCCCTGAAACCATGTCGAGGACCCCCGTGACCAAGCGAGAAAGACGCTGGCTCTCCTCCTCGATCACCTCCAGGCGTTCCCGCAGTCGTCGTTGATTGGGCTCATTTGAGGATGAAGTCGATTCCGAATCGAGGTCGCGTTTGGCGAGTTCCGCGTACAGACGAATGTTGGTCAACGGAGTTCGCAATTCGTGCGACACATGGCTGGCGAAACTGACGCGTTGTTGAGCCAGCGCCATTTGACGCCGGATCGTCGTCATCACATACGCTCCCAGCAACAACAGCGTGGTGGCGAGAGCCAACAAAGTTGCCAGCAGGGGGATGGTTCCGTCCGCCAACCAACCCGGGGACGCGTCGGTGGACGGCGTGTAGATCAACCGCCATCCGTTCCACGGAGCTTCCATCCGAATGGTGGCAAGCGGTTGGATCGGGTCGATTGTTTCGTTGGAGTCGCCCCAGCGGTACACCGTTCGGTCGGTGCTGTCACGCAGTTCGTAACGCCCGCTTTCATCGGCGGATGTTGCGGGCAAGGCTTCGACTAAGTCGGCCATCCAGCGTCCCCGTTCCAGAACGACCCCCGTCGCGGTTTGGTCGGATCGTGGCAACCACAGCACCAATTGCAAGCCGTCTTCGTGGAACCAGCTTTGCCAGCGAGTGTCATTGTTCAATGGATCGTTTGATGATGGTGTCTTTGAAACCTGCAGGATCCGTGTTTGGGGAATGACTCCTTTGATCGAGGACGATGATCGGGAGTCGCTATCGAGACCAAGAGCTTCCTTCTGTTCTCCGATCGGTCGTCCACGAGCCAGTTCGCTCAGAGCGGCATACCACAACGTTTCCGATGTAGCATCGATGACAGGTTTGCGGGGGTAGATCAATCGTCCATCGCGATCGACCAGCAAGACCGATCGAGCAATGGGCGTTGAACGGCGAAGTTCCGCTAGGCGATTCAAGTCACGCTCGGCCTTGCGAAGTTGGTCGCCAAGTTCGGATTCATATCGCTGGGCGATGGGACGCAAGTTGGAACTCAAGTCCTGCAGTCGCCCGGCGAAGAGTTGTTGCAACTGTTCCCGTTGCTGCTGTTGTTGCCGCGCGAGCGTGGCGGTTCCGAACCAACCGATCAGGATCAGCGGGGAAACGATCAGCAACAGCAGCGCGAGGACGTGACGCAGAGGCAAAAGAGCTTACCGACGAGGGGCGGAGGATTGAGAAGGCGAAAGACTGGGGACGTCCACCGAATAGGTTTGTTGATTTTGGACCGCATTTTGCAACTGCCGCATACTCTTGCGAGTTGAATTCCACTTGGAACGATCGACAATCGCTTCGGCTTGCATCTCGTTGCTTTCTTCGGCCAATTTCAGTTCAGGAAGAACACTGGTGACGCCCTTGGCTTCACACTCAAAGTACAGCTTGTTGAGAGAGGTCGCGTTTTGATTCAGCAGCGATTGTGCTTCCTTGACTTGGCCCGCATCCCGCAGTGCGGTCGCCTCGCGGTTGCGTTCGGTGGTGATTTGCAAGCTGCAGTAGGCGTAAACCTCCATGTCCTTGGCTTCTTCGACGATCTTTTCTTCGTCACTGAAGCGAACCTGGATGCTGCTGGTCAGTTTCTCTTTGGTTTCGGTTTGCAGGTTGCGATACTGCACGGTGACTTCGGCCAGGTCTCGGGTGGAATCTTCAGTGCCGGATGAAACCTCGGTTTCGACGATGAAGTAACGTTCTTGATTGGCGTAGAGCTGAGCGAGCGGAATGCGAATCGTTTGTCCTTCGATGTCGCCTTCGCTGCCGATCATTCGAACGGGACGCACAGACTCATCCAGTTTGACCACGATTTCGAATTCGTTCGCAACGACGCTGAGCAAACCATCGAATTCTTGGTTGAAGACCGACACCAAGCTGTCCGCGTCCTCGATAAAGGCGTGGTTGCCACCGCCCACCGAGGCCAATGCGACCATCAAGTCTTCGTTGTAACCTGACCCCAGTCCGAGTGTGCTGACGCTGATCGCTTCCTTCATCAACGAACGTCCCAACCCTTCCAACTCTTGTGGGCTTTGTGGACCCACGTTGGCCAAACCATCCGAAAGCAGGATGACTCGGTTGACTTGTTCGTCAGCCAAAAACTTGCGAACTTCCGCGGCACCCTTGCTGACTCCGGCGAACAAGGCGGTGGAACTGCCGGCTTTGATACCGCGAATTTTTTGTTTGATCGATTCGCGGTCGGTGGCTTTGGTGGCGGGGACCAAGACGGTGACATTGCTGTCATACAGAACGACCGAAACGATGTCGTCATTGCTCAGCCGATCGATCGCCGCTTCGGCCGCTTCTTTGGCACGCGTGAGTTTTTGCCCGCTCATCGAGCCGCTGTGATCGAGCACCAAGCAGACGTTGACGGGTGGTCGCTCTTCAGTGGATTTCAGTTCAAAACCAGTCAGCGCGATTCGCAAGTGATTGGTTTGCTTCTCACCCGCTTTCATGACCGGGTGAACCAAGCGGACATCCAATTTGACTTGTTCGGCACTCGCTTGGTGAAGCGGTGAGGCCGTCATGGCGGCAACAAGTAACATCAACAATGAGAAACGCATCGGAAGGCTCCTGGGACGAGAGTGGACTAGCGATCGAGCCGGACATGGCTCGGACGTCACTCATTGAACGAAAAGCGGTCGCCCAAAAGTTCGAATGGGTGTCAGCCAATTGTAAAAGAAATGTCATCCAACGAATTCTCGCTGTTTCGCCGGGGAAATCCCCTCCGATCGGACAGTTCGGCTCCGTTTTCCAGTGTGTTTCAGTTCGCAAAGCAAGGCTTTGGTCGATTTGTAGCCAATGCTGGTTCCAGTACGTTTACGAATGTCACTTAGGATCTTGAGGCACCCATAATCGAAGTTAATGTCCTCGAAGAATCCATCG includes these proteins:
- a CDS encoding Uma2 family endonuclease yields the protein MQIPSLPNATANAALPLSVADTLTDLGGISSDRLRVVEASRPATAEDLAILHAQGVMCELVDGQLVEKQMGFRESLLAAVLIEFLSAFARQHKLGMVSGADGFVTLFPDLIRGPDVAFLSWDRLPGGRLPEEAFPRMVPDLVVEVLRPGNTRAEMARKRREYFHAGIRLVWTVDPIRRSVAIFTSATQSSVRGETESLDGGEVLPGLKINLAEVFAVLDGSDVGENPVVENG
- a CDS encoding response regulator transcription factor, giving the protein MPRILIAEDDRHTRAALEELLGAEGYDVATVGDGLSASKMIESKKFDLVCLDVMMPMKSGYDVCRLLRANDKRTPIIFITAKGEEIDKVVGFELGADDYISKPFGSHEVIARVKAVLRRCQPEPSQTPSAKDPTTHVAFNMDDLQVTPSKLRATRGETTIELTARELQILILLHDADGDVVHRQTLFQECWGPGRVPNSRTIDQTVSQLRKRIEIDPKHPRIIQTVYGIGYRCECEPHS
- a CDS encoding sensor histidine kinase, which produces MPLRHVLALLLLIVSPLILIGWFGTATLARQQQQQREQLQQLFAGRLQDLSSNLRPIAQRYESELGDQLRKAERDLNRLAELRRSTPIARSVLLVDRDGRLIYPRKPVIDATSETLWYAALSELARGRPIGEQKEALGLDSDSRSSSSIKGVIPQTRILQVSKTPSSNDPLNNDTRWQSWFHEDGLQLVLWLPRSDQTATGVVLERGRWMADLVEALPATSADESGRYELRDSTDRTVYRWGDSNETIDPIQPLATIRMEAPWNGWRLIYTPSTDASPGWLADGTIPLLATLLALATTLLLLGAYVMTTIRRQMALAQQRVSFASHVSHELRTPLTNIRLYAELAKRDLDSESTSSSNEPNQRRLRERLEVIEEESQRLSRLVTGVLDMVSGKGKLCPTLEVPDQIIRRVVESFAPAFESLEMKTELKLNANDAIPIDTDVTELVLVNLLSNVEKYAASGKRVTLTSSQTPSLITIDVVDQGPGITKSEAKRIFEPFERLDDSLSAPAGTGLGLAIARNAARRHGGDLTWIPSEPGSHFRFTLQPLDATSNRVSSPPTEPSCPGS
- a CDS encoding vWA domain-containing protein, coding for MRFSLLMLLVAAMTASPLHQASAEQVKLDVRLVHPVMKAGEKQTNHLRIALTGFELKSTEERPPVNVCLVLDHSGSMSGQKLTRAKEAAEAAIDRLSNDDIVSVVLYDSNVTVLVPATKATDRESIKQKIRGIKAGSSTALFAGVSKGAAEVRKFLADEQVNRVILLSDGLANVGPQSPQELEGLGRSLMKEAISVSTLGLGSGYNEDLMVALASVGGGNHAFIEDADSLVSVFNQEFDGLLSVVANEFEIVVKLDESVRPVRMIGSEGDIEGQTIRIPLAQLYANQERYFIVETEVSSGTEDSTRDLAEVTVQYRNLQTETKEKLTSSIQVRFSDEEKIVEEAKDMEVYAYCSLQITTERNREATALRDAGQVKEAQSLLNQNATSLNKLYFECEAKGVTSVLPELKLAEESNEMQAEAIVDRSKWNSTRKSMRQLQNAVQNQQTYSVDVPSLSPSQSSAPRR